TACTTAGCTCAGGACTGGATGTGTACTGAGGGCTGTTGGGGGCAGGGTAGTGATGCCTGGTGTCCGCCCGGCTTCCACACTGTTCCAAGGGCCAGGTCAAGGGGTGTGAGGGCTGTGGGATGGGATGGACTCTGGTTCAaccccccagctgcccctcccttAATGGGGTGGCTGCGGGCAAATGCCTTAGCTTCTGTGAGCTTGGCAGccctgtctgtgaaatgggctcAGGGCAGCCCTGGCCTCACGGGGTCATGTGAGGATGAGGGGAGGAGATGTTTGCACAGCGCCAGGCTGGATAAGTGCCAGGGCTGAGGACTTTGTGTGCCTGAGGCTCCCTGAGGCTGAGCCAGGGGGCAGAGAGGTCACCTCCCCTTCAGCTCCTGGCTCTGTTGGGCTGCGGGATGCTGAGTTATGTCAGTAAAGGGACCACGTGATGTCACTGAGAGTGAAATAACCAGAGCAGGTGTGAATGCCCCTCGTACCATCAGGGGCCGGCTCGGATCAGCCAGGGGCAGGATGTAGGCAGCCGGGTCCATGATCTGCCACAGGCCTGGGATGACAGCCACCCTCTTGGGTCTGTCAGGAACGACACTTTGAAATAACACTGATCTGGCTTCCTGTTAATGAGACTATCACATCATCTGCACTCACAGTGTGCCAGGCGGTCGCTGGCCCTGGTCCACCAGCCTTAGCTCACCTGGCAGCACCATGAGGCAGATGTGTggttactcccattttacagatggggaagctgaggctcagaaaagttaggtcactcacccaaggtcacccacCAGGAAGTGGTCGGTCTGGCCCCATGGCCTTTGCCCTTGCCCCCTATGGCTTTGGCAGTTAGGTTTCCGTTACTGGGGTCTTTTGCTCAGTTTGAGGTAGGGAaaggttggggggcagggggacccGGGCTCCCCTCCGCCTTGCCTGACTCAGCCGCTCTCTCCCCCCTGCCGCCCCCAGTTCTGTTCCACATGTATGACTCAGACAGCGACGGCCGCATCACCCTGGAAGAGTATCGAAATGTAAAGTATGCTCCCGCGCCGGCGGGGCCCCAGCGCCTCCCCTGCCCTGTAGCCGGGATGGAGGCCCGAGGTCACGGCGTCTCTGCTCCACCGGCAGGTGGTCGAGGAGCTGCTCTCCGGAAACCCCCACATCGAGAAGGAGTCTGCGCGCTCCATCGCCGACGGGGCCATGATGGAGGCGGCCAGCGTCTGCGTGGGGCGGATGGTGAGAGCTGCCGGGTCCGGGCCCCCagatcccccctccccctgcccctgctgaCCCCGCCGTGCCGTGCCCTGGCACTAGTCTGTGTTTCTGGAAGGCCCCAGCGGGCAGAGACTGTGCGTGTCCTGCTCGCCGCTCTAACCGGGCCTGGCGCCGACCACTGCTCAGAGGCCTCTCGCTGCTTTCCTGTCCCCCCAGAAGACCGGCCCGACGTCCCAACCCCCGGGGGGTCGGGCCAAGCAGGGGAGTCTGGGCTTTGGGGGCTGTAGACCCCACTATGTAGCTTCCTCGGGCTCACGGGCAGCGCCTGGCACAGCCCGGGCTTGCTCTCATTTAATTATTAATGAGGGGATTTGTGGCCTGGAGGGCAGGCGTCAGCAGGGAGCTCTCTTGAGGGCCCACGATCCGGGGTCCAGCGAGGAGCTGAGAGCAGCGGGGGGTGACGTGTAGATGAgacagaggagaggggctgggccATCAGGGCTTGTGTGCTGACAGGACGGGAGGCCCCCTGCTGACAGAGACGAGAGGATTCGACCAGAGGCACTTGCAAGGCTGCTACGGTGGCCCAGGCGGAGGGCCGGGCTCGAGCTGTGATAGGGAGGAAGGCGGGTGGGACCACGTGAGCAGGAGCTGGACCACAGCTGGACACAGCTGAGGCTTGTCAGGGTCCGACTGGCGTAGAAGTGGCTGGGTCATTTCTTGGAACCGTGCTGTCGGGCCTGGGGTGACGTCGGTGAGTTAGAGCAGGGTTTCTCTGCCCGGCCTTGTTGACACGTGGGGTTGTCCTGGGGTTGCAGGGGGTTCAGCAGCCTCCCTGGCTtccacccactggatgccagtcaCACCCTCCAAGTCGTGACAACCAACATGTCCCTAGGGCGGGGGGGGCGAAGTCACCCCCAGTGCAGAACCGTTGGCTCAGAGGGGCACAGGAGCGAATGGTCAGGGCAGTGGTGACTGGCACGTCGTATGAGCGGTCACTGCCGGTTTTTCTGTGCTCAGATGGCGCTGTCGTCAGGGTGGGGAGGCACGGACTCTGGCAGGCGCCCCCTGGAGGCTCCAGGCAGCCAGGTGCCCCCAGGGTCACCTGTAGGGTGACCACACAGCATGTGCAGGCACCGTGCTGGCTTCTTCACGTGCATCACTTCATAGATTTGTAACCTTGCTTCACTGGTGGGGACATAAAGAATTTTCTGGACTTTGGGGGCAGCGACCTTTTTGCTGCGCTCGGTGGACTCGCTCTTGCAGGGCCGGGTCCAGTCCAGTCCAGACAGCCCCTGACGGAGGGGCTCGGAGCCCCGCGGGAGCCGTGCGGGCAGGCACGTGACCATCTCCGTGGACTTTGTTCCCTGAGGGTTTCGGGTGGTCCCCCTGGGGCCGTCCCCTCTGGCTCCTGTGTATTTATAGTGGCTGCAGCCCCAGACACCATCATGGCTTTGGGGTGACCCCAGCCCAGATGGAGGGGTGTTTTCCTGCTGGAACCTGCTGTTTGTGCCCAGGCCTGTCATCAGGAGATGGCGGGCCCGGGCCTGCCCCCAGGGGCGGGGTCTGAGGTCACTTTCTTGGCCTGTATTTCATTTGTCTGCTTCGGGGGCCCAGGGGGAGGCTTCTGGCTTTGGCGAAGCCACCCCTCTCAGCCAATTAACTGCCGCGGAAAAGGGCCGGTGACCTCGGTGGGGAGCGCGGGGATTCCGCTGCCGGGTTGCCCGAGCCAAATTCCCATTTGATTTAATGACACTCTCCTTCGTTAAACTGCTCCCTGTCCCACTCCAGTTTCAACTGGCGACAGTTTTCTTAATTTGCTGTAGTAAAATTGTTGGCAGCTGCTGCTCTGCATAAAAGCTGCACAACCTTAGAAGCCGGGGCATTCCGGGAGTCTGTGCTGGCTTCCCGGGTGTGTGTCCCGCTCACCGTGTGCATCTTTCTTTACTTACGGATTCTCTCTGTGCTCTTAGAATATTTTCTCGTGTGATCGTCTACCAGATAAACACAGAGGCGCAGGGTGAGGGATGGCCGAGTCAGTTCATACCTGTGGCCTCCAAGGACGCTTAACATTTCTGCCAGCACCTCTCGCCAAAGACAAATGACGCATCGCCCCACTGTAACGGACCTCCGAAGCCGGCTGTCGACTGCGGCAGTGAGCTCTTTCCGGGGTGTTTCCCTGGAAAGCCTTGTTGTGGCTGGAGGCTGGGGCAGCTGTGCTGGGGTCTCAGCCTAGGGCGCTGCCCTGACCCTGCAGCCCCTCCACCCGGTGCCCGCCGTCCAGCCCGGGTCTTGGGCCAGCGGGGCCTTATCTATAATTAGCTCCCCTCGCCGCCCTAGGAATCCGGGGTCTCTGGCAGGGAGTGGGCGACCACTTCTGTCTGTGCCCCTGGGCAGGAAGAGTGGACAGCCCTAGGGACAGGGCTGGCCCAGGCCTTCTAAAAAATTGgtgtttttcataaaattaaatagtatatccaggggacttccctggcggtccagtggttaagactttgccttccaatgcagggggtgcgggttcgatccctggtcggggaggtaagatcccatatgcctctcggccaaaaaactaaaacataaaacagaaggaatattgtaacaaattcaataaagactttaaaaatggtccacattcaaaaaaaaaaaaaaatctaaaaaaaaaagtatatccaAAATTAGATTAAGAACAGAACCCACCTCTGGGAGCTGTTGTGAGGTCTGCATCAGTTCATGGTAATAACGTTTGTAAAGTGCACGCGGCCAACGCTCAGAGAGCGCCTGCCGATGTTTTCTTAAATACACGTAGGAACAAGTTTCCGAGCGGTGCGGAAAGAGAAGTGCGTCTTTCCTGGCCCTCCTCCCATCGGCCCTGGTCCTTTTCCCTAAAGGGAACTGCCCTTGATGGTGTTTTTCCTGACACAGGCCGACGTGTACACGTGTGTCTTTCGGTTCCGATTCACACAGAATGGCGCTGAACTGCCACGGCTCCCTCTCCCCCATGCTGACCCCACAGGTCCACGGGGCAGGTGGCGGCCGTCTGCTTCGTGATGGGGGACAGAATCTGCAGGTGTCTTTCTGCtccttgtgtgtttttttccgCCGTGTGTGTATCTTGGAGCCTTTTCCATATCAGCAGGTCTAGATTGACCCCTTTTTCGTGGTAACCAATAGCCAGGGCGACCACGATTTATTTGGCTGGTCTTGTATTGACGGGCAGTGGGGTGTCAGCCCAGCTTTCACTGTCACAAAGGGCGCCGTGGGGACTTGGTCTTAGCAGCATCAGGGGCAGGAGCTCCATTTATCATCTCGTGTGTGTGCGGAGACTGGCACTGCCAGTGACTTGGCAGGTGGGAGGCCCCTGGGCCAGATGTTATCAGGGTGACTCACTTGGCCCTTTCCCCAGTGTCTGGAGTGCAGGTCGGCCCAGAACTGGTCTTACCAAGGCTGGTTTGAGGAGGCAGGACTAAGAGATGGCAGGAGGTGTCTGCCGGTGGGCGTACTGTTGGGAAGTGGCAGGAGGCGGCTGTGCCGGGTGGAGCGAGCCCTGCCTCTGTGCCCACCTCTTCCTTGCCCACCCTCGCCTGCTCTGTCCTCCCTGGGGGGCGTGGGTGGGGCCCTGGTGAGCCTGCACCACCTTCCGTCCCACCATCGAGCCAGTGAAGGGGACGCTGGAGTTCAGGGCCAACAGCCTCGAGCTGGAGGCAAACAATCCAGAATGTTCTCCCCATTCTCATGATTCTCCCTAAATGGCCCCAGCCTTCTGTGTTGCAGGGTGGGGGGAAGATGGAGAGTCTCCAGGCAGAAGCCCCTCACTGCACCCTGTGCTCTGTCCCCAGGAGCCTGATCAGGTGTACGAGGGCATCACTTTCGATGACTTCCTGAAGGTGGgtacctgggggtgggggtgggcacgGGGGCTGTGCTGGGGGCTTGAGGGGGACCCTGCTGGTCAGGAGGAGATGGGCGTCTCTGTGGAAAGGGGTCAAGCCTGGGTGTGgcctttaaaatagtttaaactggttttacttatttttattggaAAGGTGATGATAGGTATACAGTCAGAACAACTAAGCAAGTGCAAAAGGGCCTGTGAGGAAAACTCCATTTTTCTGCCCCCGCGAGTCCCTGGTCCCCCTTCTCAGAAGCACCCTGTTGACAGTTGGAACCAGGGTTCTGGAATGTTCTGTGCCTGTACGAGACCTGCTCTTCACAGAAGCACACACTGGTGCTGACCGCGTGTGGTTCTGCCCTGGGCCTCGCAGTCCGTGCTGTTTGTCTGGCTGCCCACCTTCCACCCCTGTTAGTGGACGTTCAGGCCTCGCCCAGCCTTCACTGCTACAAGCCTGCTCGCAGGCTGGGAACTAGGGCCCTTCGCTGCTCTGGCAGGCAGATCCCCGTGGCAAGGAGTCGAGCCCCCCGTGCTCTGCCCGTGCTTTGGCCCTGAGCATCCCAACAGCGGTGTCCCCGAGCCCCTTCCAGGAGGCGAGGAAGATAGGAAGTCAGGGGAACGATACCCAGCGTGGCTCCCGGGCCGGCCGCCAACTCTCCGGGTGGCCCGAGGGAAGCAGGCCTGTGCCTGGGTTGGGGCCGGGGACTCTGGTGAGCTGAGGGGCAGCTCGGCCGGGCGCTCCCCCAAAGTCTGCGCCGCCAACCTGGCTAGTCATGGCAAGAGGAAGGGGGCGGGCGGCACAGACCTGGGCCTGAGGGAGAGACCCGAAGGGCCTGCTGGGCCGGAGGAGGACAGGCGCCACCCTCCGCCgcccccagggctgggcagggcaggcagaCTGGGAGAGGCTGAGTTGGCGTTTGTGCCACAGGTCACCTTGGCTTGTTCTGAGGTCTGCGCTCCAGAAAAGTGATGACACTCAAGCAAGAACCAGAATAAGGAGTTAGAAGATCAGGGAGGCCAGGGAAGCTTAGGGAGGAGGGACGGCTGCTTTAAGCCAGAAGATAGGATGAAATCCAATTTTGGCCTCAGAAACCAAGCTTCTTCCCCAGAAGGCCGCCCCCGCCGCTGCCCCGCCTCTAGTGTTCCCAAGCCCGTTGCCTCTGCACCGTGGGAGTTTTTCCTGACCAGCCGGCCCATCCCATTCTCTGAGCCCCACAACTAGCCTCTTGCCACCTGGCATCACCCGGCCTTTGGCAGAAACCACCCTGGCATCCAGGTATCTTCTCCTGGGAACGTCTTGTTCACCTAACAAGGAAAGCACTTGGGGGACCGTAGGCATGTGACAGTGGCAGGAAATGTGCTGAGGCCTCCCTGCCACTTGGGTGCCCACAGGGCTCTGCTTTCCCCAGCCTCAAGGCTGTCCCTGGAGATGTTGAGGGTGACAGCTTGACAGTTTGAAGTTCTTACATAAGCAGGGAGACAGTGACAAGTCACTGCCCACCACGTCCCTCCGTTCCTGTTCGCATCCTGCCCGCCACTTCTCCATCCGTGGTCCTCTTGGGCCCCGAGTGGCCAAGGAGCTGGCGAGCGCACAGTCCTGCCCGCTCTGGGGCTTCCTAGTGTGGCAGATACAGGGTCTGGTGGCCTGAGTGTCCGCTAGGGCCCTAGCCAGGATGGACCGTGACGGCAGTGCCAATAGCAGGTATGTGGTGATGGATGTGGTCTTTGGCAGAAAGTACCTTTCCTGGGCATGAGCTTGTCTGTCTGGAACATGGTGACCTCCTATCCCTGGGACGTTGTAAAGACCTAACTGTTGTGACCTTTTAATTAATGATGATGGCTTAATGAAACCTTATAATTGCACAGCCCTTAACAGTTTATAAACCGCTTCCGTGCATGATtcccctggagcccccagaacattCCGTGAATGGGCAGCACAGGTGGTGGTCTCGACATTTTTCTGGTGAAAAGGAGGTTTAGTGTGGGGTTAAGGAATTTGCATGAAAATCACAGAGCCTGAAGTGGTGGGTGGGATTCAAGTGACTTCAGCTAAGAGCTTGGATTCAGTACTTAATAACAACTTGCTGTGACAATCCAGAAAGAATCCAAATGTCAGAGCCCAATTAACCAGCAGAAAGGCAGATGGAAGTTTCTCTTCCACGCTTCGCACTGGATTCCACCTGCGGGAGCTCCTCAGCGGGTGGCGGAGGAGGGCGGGTGGGAAGGTGGCCGAGGACCCCGGTGGGGATGCCCGCTCACACTGCTCCGTCTGTTCCAGATCTGGCAGGGGATAGACATCGAGACGAAGATGCACGTCCGCTTCCTTAACATGGAAACCATCGCCCTGTGCCActgactgcccctcccccacGGAGAGCCCGGGCAGCGAGGCCCCCGGGGGCCCTTTTGCTGCAGCTCTTGTAAACAGTCAACATCCCTCGCTCACCTCTTTTTCCCGCAGGGTATGGTACACGGGGCTTTGCTGTTTTTatctccaataaaaaagaaaaagggtttgTTAATGAACGTGGCTCCTGTCTGTTCCCCACGTCCATGCACGTGGCCTGGCCACTTGGTGGCCCGAGGCTGGCTGACGGTGGGGAGCGAGGAGCAAGCGGAGCGAGGAGCAAGCCGCAGCAGCAAGTCTGCAGAGGCTGGTCTGCAAGGGGATTTAttgtctccttcctttctggTTTATTTTGGGTTAAGTATTTGCTCTTTTCCCTGCTGAGTGCTGGGAACTTGCCCGCCTTCTCAGGCCCCGGCAGGGAAGTAAGGAGAAGCAGCCCCTCACTCCATGGGGGCAGGGACTTGGGTGGTGGGGCTTCCTTGGTGCCGTGACCGGATATTCAGACCCAAGGAGGAGACAAGAGGAGCTGAGCCTGAGCCAGCCGCAGTGAGTGCCCGAGCTCGCCCGGCGGTGTTGGGGCCGCCAGCAGTCAGGGACCGGCGGGGAATGGGCTGGGTGTGCCCTGCGGCCCTTCCTCAGGATGGGGGCCGGCTGCATAGTCAGCACTCCACTGTCCCCAGCgcagcagcagcaggggaggTGACTGCCCCAGGTGGCATCTCCCACAACTCCGGCTGTCACCTTCCGGCAGTGGGGTCTGAGGGGAGGAAGAAACAAAGGTCATTCATCTCGGTTGGTGGCAGTGGCCCATGAGTCAGCAGAGGGCTGGCAGCCGGTGGTGCCCTGGTGACCTGCTGACTCGCTCGGGAGAGCTGCCATCACCGTGGTCACTGGTCACTGTTGACATTCCAGGCCTCCTCCTGGTAGTTGCTTCATCCACACTCGCCGGGAGGCACCTTCCTAGCCTTCCAGGAAAGTTCCCCTGATAATTGGCTATTGCTATTGTTTGCATTCTTGAATTTGTAATTCAGTTTTGATATTAAGTGTGCTTTATCTATCTTATACCCACATGTTGGGGTTCAGAATGTAACAGGCGCCCCCTGGAGTCTTCATCCGACGCCCAGCACCTGGTCTTCCCTTCCCTGAGGCAGTCATGATGGTCCTTCCTCTGACATCCGCCCCCCAAAGCTGTGTTGTGCACACGTTGCTTAGGACGAGATTAATGTCAGTATTTAAAAGCCAGCAGGTGTCCTGAGGGCGGCAGTGGAGCTGGGAAACCCTCATCATTTAGACAGAGCTGGCGCGGGCATCCCACCCCGGTGAGCGTGCGGTGGACCGGACTGAGCCTCCGACCCCAGCTGTGCCTGAGGAACACCAGTCTCCACGATGGCGCCTGACAGGCAGGCGGCCAGGGGCAGCGCGGCCACATCTCTGGTAAGTAGAGGTCTGAAGTCACTTCCAGAGCTCTGCtgctttttttaacttttttaaatcgaagtatagttgatttacaatgttgtgctaatttctgctgtacagcaaagtgactcagttatacatatatatatatatatatatatattccttttttaatattttccattatggtttatcccaggagattggatgtagttccctgtgctacacagtagaaTCTGCTTCTTATTTAGACTTGTGcttaattccacaaatattttgacattttcaaaGCAGTAGGTCAGGGCCAAGGCTGTGCTTCTTACCCTCCAGGTGCCGGCAATGGGGTGGGAAAGTGGGATGtgatctccctccccacccccgcttctCCTGCTGCTGGGATCAGTTGCTCACACCCCTGGGTGCCTGGCAGCCCACAGAGGGAATCTAGAAAGGCCTGGTGTGGGGAGATCTGGTCCTATTTAGGTGCTAGTTAGCTATCGTCCAGGACGGGTCTCCAGTGAGACCCCTGCAGCCTGGCAGAAGCGTGcatccccctgccctccccgtgCCCTTCCCTGCCCCGCACTACTGCCAGGGACCCGTGGAGTTACAGAGCAGCAGGACTGCTGGTGTGGCCACTGTAGGCTGGATTTTCTGGGATTCTCCCAATTTGCTTCCATTTTGTTCTTCTCAACAAAGGCAGTTCATTAATGTAAAGTGTTTTTATAAATAGTAGATCTTCCATCAGCCCCCCTGCAGAGCCTGCGTTTGGGAGACATGGCCAGTGTGGGCACAGGCAAGCGTTTGCCCTTGTTCAGCCCACCGAGGGCCGGCCTCGTGTCTTTGAAGCCTCAGCTTACCTAAACCGCtaattaaaatgagatttatcCACCCTGAGCCCAGTCCATACTGCTCAAACCCAAGCTGTTTGTTCACCGTCACTGAGGATGTCGTCTGATCGGCAGGGTTGGTGCTCATTTCCACCAGAGGGCCGGCCAGAGTCCGCCTCGGGCTCCCCCACCGGCTCCCAGGGCACTGTGTGCGTGATGTGTTTTCACTCATTTGGTTGTTCCGGGAGTGATCGGGGTCTTCTATTGGTTGGTGCGGACCTGCTCCTAGGAAGGGTGGTTATTCCCCCCAGTCTGCTGGCCTTTGATTAGAAAGAACGAGGGTCACTGCTCTGGGTACGCATCTCAGGACGGCTGTCTGGGCAGTGCGGTCTgcagaggctggaggctgggaaacGGCCCCTTACGGGCTGGACTGGTGGGCGTGCCCAGGAGGGGCTTTCTGGCTGCCGAGACCCTGAGGGAGTGTAGCACCCTCCCCCCATCTGAAGCAGCCTGAAGCAGGTGATGTTTGTTCTAAAATAGGCAAGTTGAGAAATTACCAAATGCACTTGTTTTACAGCTTTCCTTTCATTAGGAATTATACCCCTGTGACTAATCAGTGCTAAGTCAAATATTTGAAGTCAGTGCTGCGAGGGCCTCAGGCTGTGGGTGGAGGAGACGGAGCAGGGACAGTGTCGGCAGCCTGCAGGATGAGGGTGAGGTCACCTCTCTCCATGTTCTCCACCCATTTCCCAGGAATTGGGTTGAAAGCATAGTACCAAGGGGAAAAGTTACCAGAACTCGGCTTTTGGCCATTAAAAGAATACGGCAATTTGACACAAACACGCCAATTTGGTAGGTTTACAAAAGGGCTGTGTAATGGAAATCTAATATGAGAAGCTCAGGGGAAAACTTCTGCAGCCACGTTAAACATGAATTATGGATAAGGGAATGCAGTAAGATGACAACAGCTTCCAATTTTGGCCAAGCACCCTCTGAGGGAGCGAATTATTGCTAGACTTTAACAAaaccattacatttttttctgatcccGGGCACTGGCAAGTTCTCGATGTGCGTCATGTACGGATCGGATCCTTGTCGCTGAACAGTTGAACCTGTCTCCACTGCCTGTGGTTCACCAGGCCGGAGCTGAACTGCAGACGGCACAGTGACTTACGCAGGCTGATGGAGAGTTAAAGATACAAGTTGCCTTGGCAAGTGTTCTGCAAACACCTGCTTTGCAAGCTGTCCTCCCACACAGTGACCTTGGGAAGGCCTTGGACAGTTGAGTGGGAGGAGCCGGGGTTTTCACCACGACTTCCCAGGGTGTCAGTGTTGCCTTTGTCTCCAGGCTCTTCTGGAATCAGTGAACAAGTGCCAGCAGGGATTCGGTGGTGGATGAACTTGGCCCCAGGAGGACTGAGGACTCCGACGGGCACACGGTGACTCCTCTTCCTTCTAATCTGCATGTTGACCAAGTCAGCAAGGGGCTAGGTTTCTGGTCTTTACCCCAGGAGTGGTCCAAGGGGCAGCAGTAAGGCTGG
Above is a genomic segment from Balaenoptera musculus isolate JJ_BM4_2016_0621 chromosome 14, mBalMus1.pri.v3, whole genome shotgun sequence containing:
- the TESC gene encoding calcineurin B homologous protein 3 isoform X3, with the translated sequence MALCGKVSKENFNNIPDLELNPIRSKIVRAFFDNRNLRKGPSGLADEINFEDFLTIMSYFRPIDTTMDEEQVQLCRKEKLRFLFHMYDSDSDGRITLEEYRNVVEELLSGNPHIEKESARSIADGAMMEAASVCVGRMEPDQVYEGITFDDFLKIWQGIDIETKMHVRFLNMETIALCH